The following are from one region of the Montipora foliosa isolate CH-2021 unplaced genomic scaffold, ASM3666993v2 scaffold_425, whole genome shotgun sequence genome:
- the LOC137988696 gene encoding uncharacterized protein, which produces MTAKSSDSSDNVEKILLEERDIPGAELPRPTEQCTKAMLKRWLSCRGGKVSGNRTELIKRVNDYISSGIDKDLVDPDGGVNAEKKKAELGLLSKNKDNVPLALKQFPDKGFEVGLSRIPTIGYSQIWKYLIEDVELKRQLSVEKPIVKGYNFYRSGKVLGLYSQQINGVHCIKSQVMPSNAKAGAAYTVKIIVEANGNILKAHCPCPAVADGRCNHLDTTEEDVPCTSKPCK; this is translated from the exons ATGACAGCCAAGAGCAGTGACTCTAGTGATAATGTTGAAAAGATTTTGCTGGAAGAACGAGATATTCCAGGAGCAGAGCTACCCAGACCGACTGAGCAATGTACAAAAGCTATGCTCAAACGGTGGCTTTCTTGTAGAGGAGGAAAAGTATCGGGAAACCGAACAGAGCTGATCAAAAG GGTGAATGACTACATCAGCAGTGGTATAGATAAAGATTTGGTCGATCCTGATGGAGGAGTAAATGCGGAGAAGAAGAAAGCTGAATTAGGATTGCTCTCAAAGAATAAAGACAATGTGCCTCTAGCACTGAAGCAGTTTCCTGATAAAGGATTTGAAGTGGGCCTCTCTAGAATACCCACAATCGGATACTCCCAAATTTGGAAATATCTCATTGAAGACGTTGAACTTAAGAGGCAGCTTTCAGTGGAGAAACCCATTGTAAAAGGGTACAATTTTTACAGATCTGGAAAAGTGCTAGGATTGTATTCTCAACAGATCAATGGAGTGCACTGCATCAAAAGCCAAGTGATGCCCTCAAATGCAAAAGCTGGTGCTGCATATACAGTAAAAATAATAGTTGAAGCCAATGGAAATATCTTAAAAGCTCACTGCCCATGTCCTGCAGTAGCAGATGGGCGCTGCAATCACTTAGACACAACTGAAGAAGATGTCCCTTGTACCTCCAAACCATGTAAGTAG